From Staphylococcus sp. M0911, a single genomic window includes:
- a CDS encoding competence protein CoiA family protein, which translates to MLVAINENHEYVLAKQAIKNRNYYCPHCRTKVILKNGAKVKAHFAHMDPCKLWRSKGESALHYQTKYKIAAMFKRVNYNVEIEPYYENIQQFPDIVVNSSFAIEVQFSSIPLSEIQKRTVGLMSVGLRPVWIIEDIKYRNGKLTLNNQQASFINAIHRSLYTWQEKCCQLIRYSNIQNIGGRQFRATRTIVEDVATILTEKRHNNMAYYKLDESLITRYIQYCRRKNSVLEPTLSAMYQLRLNDKHVIQQFGIIIPLQIFIKTHPIEWQLQFRLLELRDELTCQNIDTVIKLRHFAYHHYSKSILLNKIIEQYQNARKSNCNDVQIIY; encoded by the coding sequence ATGTTAGTAGCTATAAATGAAAATCATGAATATGTGTTAGCAAAACAAGCAATAAAGAATAGGAACTATTACTGTCCACATTGTAGAACGAAAGTAATTTTAAAAAATGGGGCGAAAGTAAAAGCGCATTTTGCGCATATGGATCCATGTAAGCTATGGCGTTCAAAAGGGGAAAGTGCATTACATTATCAAACTAAATACAAAATTGCCGCAATGTTTAAAAGGGTGAACTATAATGTTGAAATTGAACCATATTATGAAAATATACAACAGTTCCCTGACATCGTAGTTAATTCATCATTTGCGATTGAAGTACAATTTTCTTCCATTCCTTTGTCTGAAATTCAAAAGCGTACCGTAGGGCTAATGAGTGTCGGACTTAGACCAGTTTGGATTATCGAAGATATCAAATACAGAAACGGTAAATTAACATTAAATAACCAGCAAGCCAGTTTTATAAATGCGATTCATAGGTCTTTGTACACATGGCAAGAAAAGTGTTGCCAATTAATTAGATATTCAAATATCCAAAATATTGGAGGGAGACAATTTCGTGCAACAAGGACCATTGTTGAAGATGTGGCAACAATACTGACGGAAAAAAGACATAACAATATGGCATATTATAAGTTAGATGAAAGCTTGATAACTCGATATATACAATACTGTCGTCGTAAGAATTCGGTATTAGAACCCACTTTAAGTGCTATGTATCAATTGCGACTTAATGACAAACATGTCATTCAACAGTTTGGTATCATTATCCCATTACAAATCTTTATCAAAACACATCCAATTGAATGGCAACTACAATTTCGACTTTTAGAACTACGTGACGAATTGACGTGTCAGAACATAGATACTGTGATTAAGTTACGACATTTTGCATATCATCATTACAGCAAATCAATTCTGTTAAATAAAATAATAGAACAGTATCAAAATGCACGAAAATCGAATTGTAATGACGTGCAAATTATCTATTAA
- the trpS gene encoding tryptophan--tRNA ligase: protein METLFSGIQPSGIPTIGNYIGALKQFEEIQNDYDCFFCIVDQHAITVPQDRLKLRKQIRQLAAIYLASGIDPDKSTLFIQSEVPAHVQAGWMLTTIASIGELERMTQFKDKAQKRTDGVPAGLLTYPPLMAADIVIYNTNIVPVGEDQKQHMELTRNLVDRFNSRYNDVLIKPEIRMPKVGGRVMSLQDPTKKMSKSDDNQKNFISLLDEPNVAAKKIKSAVTDSDGIIKFDRDNKPGVSNLLSIYSGLTNEPIKEIEAKYDGEGYGKFKGDLAEIVKSFLVDFQEKYDAFYNSDELDDILDKGRDKAHQASFKTLKKMEKAMGLGRKR, encoded by the coding sequence ATGGAAACATTATTTTCAGGCATTCAACCAAGCGGTATACCAACAATTGGTAACTATATAGGTGCATTAAAACAATTTGAAGAAATACAAAATGATTATGATTGTTTCTTCTGTATTGTTGATCAACATGCAATCACTGTACCTCAAGACCGTTTGAAATTACGCAAACAAATTAGACAACTCGCAGCAATATATCTAGCTTCAGGTATTGATCCTGACAAATCTACCCTATTCATTCAATCTGAAGTACCTGCACATGTTCAAGCAGGATGGATGCTCACTACAATAGCTTCAATTGGTGAATTAGAACGTATGACACAATTTAAAGATAAAGCTCAAAAACGAACTGATGGCGTCCCAGCTGGATTACTTACTTATCCACCTTTAATGGCAGCTGATATAGTGATTTATAATACTAATATTGTTCCTGTTGGTGAAGATCAAAAACAACATATGGAATTAACACGTAATTTGGTAGATAGATTTAATAGTCGTTATAATGACGTATTAATTAAACCAGAAATCCGTATGCCAAAAGTGGGGGGTCGTGTGATGAGTTTACAAGACCCTACTAAAAAAATGAGTAAAAGTGATGATAATCAAAAGAACTTCATTTCATTATTAGACGAACCAAATGTAGCAGCTAAAAAAATTAAAAGTGCTGTTACTGATTCAGATGGTATTATTAAGTTTGACCGTGATAATAAACCAGGGGTTTCTAATTTACTTTCAATCTATTCTGGTTTAACTAACGAACCTATTAAAGAAATTGAAGCGAAATATGATGGTGAAGGTTACGGAAAATTCAAGGGTGATTTAGCAGAAATAGTTAAATCATTCCTAGTTGATTTCCAAGAAAAATACGACGCATTTTATAACTCTGATGAACTTGATGATATCCTAGATAAAGGTAGAGATAAGGCACATCAAGCCTCATTTAAAACATTGAAAAAAATGGAAAAAGCAATGGGTCTTGGTCGTAAAAGATAA
- a CDS encoding ATP-binding cassette domain-containing protein has protein sequence MIKQKTKLLEVKHLKQYFNQGKKNEVRAIEDISFDIYKGETLGLVGESGCGKSTTGKAIIKLNDITSGEIIYDGTDIHNIRKRQDMLKFNKKIQMIFQDPYASLNPRLKVMDIVGEGIDIHHLATDKRNRKKRVYDALETVGLSKEHANRYPHEFSGGQRQRIGIARALAVEPEFIIADEPISALDVSIQAQVVNIMLRLQREKGITFLFIAHDLSMVKYISDRIAVMHFGKIVELGPADDIYNHPLHDYTKSLLSAIPQPDPDVERQRKRITYEASNADDQNRQLHEIRPEHFVFATEAEAEKLKQHVNTEG, from the coding sequence ATGATTAAACAAAAAACGAAATTATTAGAAGTAAAACATTTAAAGCAATATTTTAACCAAGGTAAAAAGAACGAAGTTAGAGCAATTGAAGATATTTCGTTTGATATTTATAAAGGTGAAACTTTAGGTTTAGTTGGAGAATCAGGTTGTGGTAAATCAACTACAGGTAAAGCTATCATTAAATTAAATGATATTACTAGTGGAGAAATTATTTATGATGGTACGGATATACATAATATTCGTAAACGCCAAGATATGTTGAAATTCAACAAGAAGATTCAAATGATCTTTCAAGATCCCTATGCGTCTTTAAACCCACGTCTAAAAGTCATGGACATTGTTGGAGAAGGTATAGATATTCATCATTTAGCTACTGATAAACGAAATCGTAAAAAGCGTGTATATGATGCATTAGAAACAGTAGGCTTAAGTAAAGAACATGCGAACCGTTATCCTCATGAATTTTCAGGTGGACAACGTCAACGTATTGGTATAGCAAGAGCATTAGCGGTAGAACCAGAATTTATCATTGCTGATGAGCCGATTTCAGCATTAGACGTTTCCATACAAGCACAAGTCGTCAATATAATGTTACGACTACAAAGAGAAAAAGGGATTACGTTCTTATTTATTGCCCATGATTTATCAATGGTTAAATATATTTCTGACAGAATAGCTGTGATGCATTTTGGAAAAATTGTTGAACTCGGACCTGCAGATGATATATATAATCATCCTTTACATGACTATACGAAGTCATTATTATCAGCGATTCCTCAACCTGATCCAGACGTTGAAAGACAAAGAAAACGGATTACATATGAAGCAAGCAATGCAGATGATCAAAATAGACAATTGCACGAGATTCGACCAGAACACTTTGTCTTTGCAACTGAAGCGGAAGCAGAAAAATTAAAACAGCATGTTAATACAGAAGGATAA
- the spxA gene encoding transcriptional regulator SpxA — MVTLFTSPSCTSCRKAKAWLQEHDIPYTERNIFSEHLTIDEIKLILKMTEDGTDEIISTRSKTYQKLNVDIDSLPLQDLYSIIQDNPGLLRRPIILDDKRLQVGYNEDEIRRFLPRKVRTFQLQEAQRLVD, encoded by the coding sequence ATGGTAACATTATTTACTTCACCAAGTTGCACATCTTGCCGTAAAGCGAAAGCATGGTTACAAGAACATGACATTCCATATACGGAGCGTAACATTTTTTCTGAACATTTAACAATCGATGAAATTAAATTAATATTAAAAATGACTGAAGACGGAACTGATGAAATTATTTCAACTCGTTCTAAAACATACCAAAAATTGAATGTTGATATTGATTCTTTACCATTACAAGATTTATATTCAATTATTCAAGATAACCCAGGTTTATTACGTCGCCCAATCATTTTAGATGATAAACGTTTACAAGTAGGTTATAACGAGGATGAAATCAGACGTTTCTTACCAAGAAAAGTCCGTACGTTCCAATTACAAGAAGCTCAACGTTTGGTTGACTAA
- the mecA gene encoding adaptor protein MecA, with protein sequence MRIERVDDTTVKLFITYSDIEARGFSREDLWTNRKRGEEFFWSMMDEINEEEDFVVEGPLWIQVHAFEKGVEVTISKSKNEDAMNMAEDGNFDQFDDQVNELLAQTLESEDNIENIFEQRNQQKKAQQEQSQRQRKQANIRTVIVKFEDLEQVINYAYHNNQSADEFEDLLYMVDSQYYYAIHFDDTVDQETINDSYSQLLEFAYPTDKTEVYLNDYGKIIMSHNVTSQVRRYFTDAVE encoded by the coding sequence ATGAGAATAGAACGCGTTGATGATACAACAGTTAAATTGTTTATAACATATAGCGACATAGAAGCACGTGGTTTTAGTCGTGAAGATTTATGGACTAACCGCAAACGCGGTGAAGAATTCTTCTGGTCAATGATGGATGAAATTAATGAAGAAGAAGATTTTGTCGTTGAAGGACCATTATGGATTCAAGTACATGCCTTTGAAAAAGGTGTGGAAGTGACTATTTCTAAGTCTAAAAATGAAGACGCCATGAATATGGCCGAAGATGGTAATTTTGATCAATTTGATGACCAAGTAAATGAACTTTTAGCTCAAACACTTGAAAGCGAAGATAATATCGAAAATATATTTGAACAACGTAATCAACAAAAGAAAGCGCAACAAGAGCAATCTCAAAGACAACGTAAACAAGCCAATATTCGTACAGTGATTGTAAAATTTGAAGACTTAGAACAAGTCATTAATTATGCATATCACAATAATCAAAGTGCTGATGAGTTTGAAGATTTACTTTATATGGTTGACTCACAATATTACTATGCTATTCATTTTGATGACACGGTCGATCAAGAGACAATTAACGATAGCTATAGTCAATTATTAGAATTTGCATACCCAACTGATAAAACAGAAGTATATTTAAATGATTATGGTAAGATTATTATGAGCCATAACGTTACTTCACAAGTGCGTCGTTACTTTACTGATGCAGTTGAATAA
- a CDS encoding peptide ABC transporter substrate-binding protein, which translates to MRKWITLIAIFIISLSTLSGCSNSKSLYSDEGQVFRKVIPQDMTTLDTTLMTESVSSDVAGQVFEGLYTMDKRDQAEPAVATKFPKKSKDGKTLTINLRKDAKWSNGDPVTANDFVFAWRKVVDPKTGSEFAYIMSDIKNADQVNAGKKPVKDLGIKALNKYKLQVKLERPVPYINELLALNTFNPQNEKVAKKYGKAYGTTADKAVYNGPFKVVNWQVEDKIQLVKNKDYWDKNNVKLSRVNYKVLKDNQAGAALYDTNSVDDAIIAAEQVDKYKNSVALNKRLTAGTFFIKLNEKQVPEFKNKHLRLAISKAINKKQYVKSVFNDGSLASNNFTAFGTSKTPEGKDFASTINSPLKYNEKEAKENWKKAKKELGKKKVTFTLNVQDTPVQKISAEYIKSQIEKNLPGVQMKVKQLPFKQKTNLELANNYEASYAGWVPDYPDPTAFLQTMTTGNPQNNTDWSNKEYDKLIKDANGKLLQNEDERNATLQKAEGILLNDAPVAPIYQKGEAHLTNPQVKGLVYHKVGPDTTLKDVYIDKSIDRETGKKKK; encoded by the coding sequence ATGAGAAAATGGATAACACTGATTGCGATTTTTATCATTTCATTAAGCACCTTATCAGGGTGCAGTAACAGTAAAAGTTTATATTCAGATGAGGGTCAAGTATTTAGAAAAGTTATACCACAAGATATGACTACATTAGATACAACCTTGATGACTGAGTCAGTGTCAAGTGATGTTGCGGGACAAGTATTTGAAGGGCTATATACAATGGATAAACGTGATCAAGCAGAGCCAGCTGTTGCAACAAAATTTCCTAAGAAAAGTAAGGATGGTAAAACACTGACTATTAATTTAAGAAAAGACGCGAAATGGAGTAATGGGGACCCAGTTACTGCAAACGACTTTGTTTTCGCCTGGAGAAAAGTAGTTGATCCTAAAACTGGTTCAGAATTTGCGTATATTATGAGTGATATAAAAAATGCGGATCAAGTTAATGCCGGTAAAAAGCCAGTTAAGGATTTAGGTATCAAAGCGCTAAATAAATATAAACTACAAGTTAAATTGGAAAGACCGGTGCCATACATCAATGAGTTGTTAGCCTTAAATACTTTTAATCCTCAAAATGAAAAAGTGGCTAAAAAATATGGCAAAGCATATGGTACTACTGCTGATAAAGCAGTTTACAATGGACCATTCAAAGTAGTGAATTGGCAAGTTGAAGATAAAATCCAATTAGTAAAGAATAAAGACTATTGGGATAAAAATAATGTTAAACTTAGTCGTGTAAATTATAAAGTACTTAAGGATAACCAAGCTGGAGCTGCCTTGTATGATACCAATTCTGTTGATGATGCAATAATAGCTGCTGAACAAGTGGATAAATATAAAAACTCAGTTGCACTAAATAAAAGATTGACAGCTGGTACGTTCTTCATTAAATTGAATGAAAAGCAGGTTCCTGAATTTAAAAATAAACATTTAAGATTAGCGATTTCAAAAGCAATTAATAAAAAGCAATATGTTAAATCTGTATTTAATGATGGGTCTTTAGCATCAAATAATTTTACAGCTTTTGGAACTTCTAAAACACCCGAAGGTAAGGATTTCGCCAGCACTATAAATTCTCCATTGAAATATAACGAAAAAGAGGCTAAAGAAAATTGGAAAAAAGCAAAAAAAGAACTAGGTAAGAAGAAGGTGACGTTTACATTAAATGTACAAGATACACCTGTTCAAAAAATTTCTGCGGAATATATTAAGTCTCAGATAGAAAAAAATTTACCAGGAGTACAAATGAAGGTAAAACAGTTGCCATTTAAACAAAAGACCAATTTAGAACTTGCAAATAACTATGAAGCTTCTTATGCAGGCTGGGTACCAGATTATCCAGATCCAACCGCATTTTTACAAACAATGACAACAGGTAATCCACAAAACAACACTGACTGGAGTAACAAAGAATACGATAAGCTAATAAAAGATGCCAATGGTAAATTGCTTCAGAATGAAGATGAAAGAAATGCAACACTTCAAAAAGCAGAAGGAATTTTGCTAAATGATGCACCTGTTGCACCAATTTACCAAAAAGGTGAGGCTCATTTAACCAATCCTCAAGTAAAAGGATTGGTGTACCATAAGGTAGGTCCTGATACTACATTAAAAGATGTGTATATCGATAAATCGATTGATAGAGAAACTGGTAAAAAGAAAAAATAA